The nucleotide window GCGACGAGTTCGCCGCCGTGTGAGAAAGTGCCGAACGCGATGAGATCTCCTGGGGAGACCAGGTTTTTCTCCAGGGCGTCGGCGAAGGTCACGGGAAGGGAGCCCTGGAAGAGGTTCCCGTAGGTGCTCAGAGTGTCGTGCGCCCGTGAATCATCGAAACCGCAGCGCTTCCGCCACTCCGCGACATATTTCTCGTTCGGCTGGTGTGTGATGAGGCGGGCGATGTCCTCGTTGCGCACGCCGGCTTTTTTCAGAGCGATGTCGACGGCCCGCGGAAGTTGCTCCATGGTGACGGTCCAAAGACGTGCCAGCATCTTCTGGTCGAACTTCACCGTCAGTGCGCCGGAACCGTCAGCCCAGTAGGGGATTTCTATGCCGTCGACGGCACTCGGTTCTACCTTGAGCGCTCCCCAGTTCTCGCCGAAGGCCTGTTCGTGTACGGAGAGAATGGTGGGTTCTGTGCCGGCGGTGAGCAAGGTCGCGGATGCTCCGTCGCCGAGCACTCGGGATTCCGGGCTCTGCTGGAATTCTTCCAGCCGTGAGACGAAGTTGGTGACCGTTACCACGGCCACCGTGCGGTACTGGCCCGAATCGATGAACGCCTTGGCCGTGTTGACGGAGGAGATCCAGGAGCAGCAGCCGTTGTCCACCTGCAGCACGGCTGCCGAGGTGGCGCCCACCGCGTGCTGAATGGCTGTACCGACGCCAGGTGAGAAGGCGTCGTTGAGTTGGGAGGCGCAGATGATGAGATCCACGGCTGCCGCGTCCACACCGTTACGCTCAAGCAGTTTGCTGAGTGCGGCGGTACCCAACTGGGCGGAAGAATATTCGGGCCATGCGAAGCGTCGTTCGTGAACGCCCGCGAAGAACGTGTGATCGCTCAGGTCGCCGCCGTCTTCGGAATGCGACTCGCTGTTGCGAACCACTTTTTCCGGCATGAAATTGACTACATCGACAACGCGAGTTAATACCACAAAACCCCCCATTTTTGCGGTGGCAGTGCCGTGCGTGGAGCGGGCGATTTTGGGAGGTTTCGCAAAGATGCGAGCGCGCTGCAAGATTCCCCGTAAATCCCCCGTGCTTCCTTTGAGCGGCTTGGTGTCGTGCACGTTTCGTAACCGCTACAAAAAGCGAGGTAACTCTATGATCACGATGGTAACGAAAAGATCTCATCCAGATAACTAGATGGTAACGTTCGATGTGTGGGTGTAGATTTCCGTGATGTCCGGATGTGCCGCCGAAGTGGTTGGTCTAACTCTGGCCGCTATGCGCATGCATGTTTCAGCAACCAAATGTGAGATTCCTGACCGGTTCGGCGGAGTGATCGGTGGCGTGCGTGGCGATGGCGGGAAACGTTTGTACGGCGCGGGGCGGAGACCGGGTCCCTGCGGACGCCCGCGGCTGGATAGGGTGGGTTCCTCCCTGCGTAGGGGATGGCTGGCTGAAACCGACGACTCAGGAGCGGCCGTATGAGCGCTGTGACCCCCGCTGGAGGCGACACCGCGGCGGGCCGTTCCTGGCCCGCGGTGCTGAACGCGCTGCTGTCCGGGCACGACCAGGA belongs to Streptomyces graminofaciens and includes:
- a CDS encoding 3-oxoacyl-ACP synthase III family protein, translating into MHDTKPLKGSTGDLRGILQRARIFAKPPKIARSTHGTATAKMGGFVVLTRVVDVVNFMPEKVVRNSESHSEDGGDLSDHTFFAGVHERRFAWPEYSSAQLGTAALSKLLERNGVDAAAVDLIICASQLNDAFSPGVGTAIQHAVGATSAAVLQVDNGCCSWISSVNTAKAFIDSGQYRTVAVVTVTNFVSRLEEFQQSPESRVLGDGASATLLTAGTEPTILSVHEQAFGENWGALKVEPSAVDGIEIPYWADGSGALTVKFDQKMLARLWTVTMEQLPRAVDIALKKAGVRNEDIARLITHQPNEKYVAEWRKRCGFDDSRAHDTLSTYGNLFQGSLPVTFADALEKNLVSPGDLIAFGTFSHGGELVASMVWRWN